Proteins from one Emys orbicularis isolate rEmyOrb1 chromosome 2, rEmyOrb1.hap1, whole genome shotgun sequence genomic window:
- the EIF4EBP1 gene encoding eukaryotic translation initiation factor 4E-binding protein 1 has product MSGSCRQGHTPSRAIPAKRLSLPDGAPLPPGDYSTTPGGTVFGTTPGGTRIIYDRKFLMECRNSPVAKTSPCDLPDIPGVTSPNVEELKIENNHVHNYEEKVGVGEEAQFDMDI; this is encoded by the exons ATGTCCGGGAGCTGTCGCCAGGGCCACACGCCGAGCCGGGCCATCCCCGCCAAGCGCCTCAGCCTGCCCGACGGGGCCCCGCTGCCGCCCGGCGACTACAGCACCACGCCGGGGGGCACGGTGTTCGGGACCACGCCGGGCG GTACAAGAATTATTTATGACCGGAAGTTTTTGATGGAATGCCGCAATTCCCCAGTTGCCAAAACCTCACCTTGTGACCTTCCAGACATTCCAGGTGTTACCAGTCCAAACGTGGAGGAGTTGAAGATTGAAAACAACCATGTCCACAATTACGAGGAGAAGGTGGGCGTAG GTGAGGAAGCTCAATTTGACATGGACATCTAA